A portion of the Polyangia bacterium genome contains these proteins:
- a CDS encoding vWA domain-containing protein: MRRTTSVLWLTATLALGCTTSGIKPGGSGTGNSGGGNTSGGGGNSGAGGMVKDPTGPTCGMKTFGLQKGIPDLMLVQDKSGSMADMPDGTSCAAGRGRNPVPPPAGCAAMAKWPQMTAAINQVVTQTQTTIRWGLKFFPDMGNDQCAVTAAPEVPIADMNAAAITAQIAATMPNGGTPTRTAVAAASMNLAMLPDTNPKFILLATDGLPNCIPGGGSQASDADGAIQAVTDSFKNGIPVFVVGIGSVAEADATLTAMAVAGGEPQTADPKYYPVSSTADLVTVLGTIGGMIGSCSFPLGSVPPDPTNIAITANGAKIPNDPTHKNGWDYSSPAQTSVQLFGSYCDDAKAGKLANVQAIFGCPGKIIP, translated from the coding sequence ATGCGGCGCACGACTAGCGTGTTATGGCTGACAGCGACCCTCGCGCTGGGCTGTACCACGAGCGGAATCAAACCCGGCGGCAGCGGCACCGGCAACAGTGGCGGCGGCAACACCTCGGGCGGCGGCGGCAACAGCGGCGCCGGCGGGATGGTCAAGGATCCGACCGGACCGACCTGCGGCATGAAGACGTTCGGACTGCAGAAGGGTATCCCGGACCTGATGCTGGTCCAGGACAAGTCCGGGTCGATGGCAGACATGCCCGATGGCACGAGCTGCGCGGCCGGCCGCGGACGCAATCCGGTCCCGCCGCCCGCGGGCTGCGCGGCGATGGCGAAATGGCCGCAGATGACCGCGGCCATCAACCAGGTGGTCACGCAAACGCAAACCACCATCCGCTGGGGTTTGAAGTTCTTCCCCGACATGGGCAACGATCAGTGCGCCGTCACCGCCGCGCCCGAGGTGCCCATCGCCGATATGAACGCAGCCGCCATCACCGCGCAGATCGCCGCCACCATGCCCAACGGTGGAACGCCCACCCGCACGGCCGTCGCTGCCGCCAGCATGAACCTTGCGATGCTGCCTGACACCAACCCGAAGTTCATCCTGCTGGCCACCGACGGGCTTCCGAACTGCATCCCGGGCGGCGGCTCGCAAGCCTCCGACGCTGACGGCGCCATCCAGGCGGTCACTGACAGCTTCAAGAACGGGATCCCGGTGTTCGTGGTCGGCATCGGCTCCGTGGCCGAGGCCGACGCCACGCTGACCGCGATGGCGGTCGCCGGCGGCGAACCGCAGACGGCGGATCCGAAATACTATCCGGTGAGCAGCACCGCCGATCTGGTGACCGTTCTGGGCACCATCGGCGGCATGATCGGCTCGTGCTCGTTCCCTCTCGGCAGCGTGCCGCCCGATCCGACCAACATCGCGATCACCGCCAACGGCGCCAAGATCCCGAACGATCCGACACACAAGAACGGCTGGGACTACAGCAGCCCCGCCCAAACGTCGGTGCAGTTGTTCGGCAGCTACTGCGACGACGCCAAGGCCGGCAAGCTGGCCAACGTGCAGGCCATCTTCGGCTGCCCGGGCAAGATCATTCCATAA
- a CDS encoding succinate dehydrogenase/fumarate reductase iron-sulfur subunit, whose amino-acid sequence MASATFRIWRGEKGQGDFKDYKTDVSEGMVVLDAVHQIQADQANDLAVRWNCKAGKCGSCSAEVNGMPRLMCMTRLSDINLAEPVTIQPLHAFPSIRDLVTDVSWNFRVKKEIKPFRPRAPDAPDGTWRMQQEDIERVQEFRKCIECFLCQDVCHVLRDHHKHDEFIGPRFLVYAAALEMHPLDVEDRVDDLRKAHGIGYCNITKCCTKVCPENITITDNAIIPLKERVVDRFYDPVKRLLRVFSK is encoded by the coding sequence ATGGCCAGCGCGACGTTTCGGATCTGGCGCGGAGAAAAAGGCCAAGGGGACTTCAAGGACTACAAGACCGACGTCTCCGAAGGCATGGTGGTGCTGGACGCCGTGCACCAGATTCAAGCCGACCAGGCCAACGACCTGGCGGTGCGCTGGAACTGCAAGGCCGGCAAGTGCGGGTCGTGCTCGGCGGAGGTCAACGGCATGCCGCGCCTGATGTGCATGACCCGGCTTTCGGATATCAACCTCGCTGAACCGGTGACCATCCAGCCGCTGCACGCCTTTCCTTCGATCCGCGATCTGGTCACGGACGTGTCGTGGAATTTTCGGGTGAAGAAGGAGATCAAGCCGTTTCGTCCTCGCGCGCCGGATGCCCCCGACGGCACCTGGCGCATGCAGCAAGAAGACATCGAGCGCGTGCAGGAGTTTCGCAAGTGCATCGAGTGCTTCCTTTGCCAGGACGTCTGCCACGTCCTGCGCGACCACCACAAGCATGACGAGTTCATCGGTCCGCGCTTCTTGGTCTACGCCGCCGCGCTGGAGATGCACCCGCTGGACGTGGAAGATCGCGTGGACGATCTGCGCAAGGCCCACGGCATCGGTTACTGCAACATCACCAAGTGCTGCACCAAGGTCTGCCCGGAGAACATCACCATCACCGACAACGCCATCATCCCGTTGAAAGAGCGCGTCGTCGATCGCTTCTACGATCCGGTGAAGCGCCTGCTTCGGGTCTTTTCCAAGTGA
- a CDS encoding succinate dehydrogenase yields MPLVTFVVFTSFIVYTTWALFQGEHYHYGNYLSPFYSPELFGNSPHAWFGPWRWPWPSFIRYSPAMLILVFPLAFRMTCYYYRGAYYKAFWADPVACAVGEPRDEYRGEAKWPLLIQNLHRYALYFALIFIVLLTHDAWRAMWFNDPTNGHEKFGIGVGTLVLTLNAVLLGGYTLGCHSFRHLVGGVMDRLSGHPVRKKAYDCVSCLNRQHPKWAWCSLFCVGLTDVYVRLCSMGVITDWRIF; encoded by the coding sequence ATGCCGCTTGTGACCTTCGTGGTGTTCACGTCATTCATCGTCTACACCACCTGGGCGCTGTTTCAGGGCGAGCACTACCACTACGGCAATTACCTGTCGCCGTTCTACTCGCCGGAGCTGTTCGGAAATTCGCCGCACGCCTGGTTCGGGCCGTGGCGCTGGCCCTGGCCGTCGTTCATTCGCTACTCGCCGGCGATGTTGATCCTGGTGTTCCCGCTGGCGTTCCGCATGACCTGCTACTACTACCGCGGCGCTTATTACAAAGCGTTCTGGGCTGATCCGGTGGCCTGCGCGGTCGGCGAACCACGCGACGAATACCGCGGCGAAGCGAAGTGGCCGCTGCTAATTCAGAACCTGCACCGCTATGCCCTGTACTTCGCCCTGATCTTCATCGTGCTCTTGACCCACGACGCCTGGCGGGCGATGTGGTTCAACGATCCGACGAACGGTCACGAGAAATTCGGCATCGGCGTGGGTACGTTGGTGCTGACGTTGAACGCGGTGTTATTGGGCGGGTACACGCTGGGCTGTCATTCGTTTCGGCATCTGGTCGGCGGCGTGATGGATCGGCTGTCCGGGCATCCGGTCCGCAAGAAGGCCTATGACTGCGTGAGCTGCTTGAACCGGCAGCACCCCAAATGGGCCTGGTGCAGCTTGTTCTGCGTCGGCCTGACCGACGTCTATGTCCGACTGTGTTCGATGGGCGTGATCACCGACTGGAGAATTTTCTAA
- a CDS encoding vWA domain-containing protein gives MMTFNLERLTPDLLVVLDRSGSMNEAVAGNQSTSKWQDMTAAINQVVSQTETAIHWGLKYSPTDEFCTVSDGTAVPVAATNAALINTSILNTMPGGRTPTRVAVQNGVTYLAALPDGNPKYILLATDGEPNCLDPGAGMSVPDDAGSIQAVAAAAAQGIPTFVIGIATSGDQSNVTLSQMAIAGLRPRAADPRYFPVNNKDDLVTTLTAIGGEIATCSFALAARPPDPTNIAVIVDGARLMKDPGHSDGWDYGGGDSSIQLFGSWCDKAKAGMIMNVKATFGCPGVVIQ, from the coding sequence ATGATGACCTTCAACCTCGAACGCCTGACGCCCGATCTGCTGGTCGTTCTCGATCGGTCCGGGTCGATGAATGAAGCCGTGGCCGGGAACCAATCAACGTCGAAGTGGCAAGACATGACCGCCGCCATCAACCAGGTGGTCTCCCAGACCGAGACCGCCATTCATTGGGGCCTGAAGTATTCCCCCACCGACGAGTTCTGCACCGTCAGCGACGGAACAGCCGTGCCGGTGGCGGCGACGAACGCCGCCCTGATCAACACATCGATTCTGAACACCATGCCCGGGGGGCGGACGCCCACACGCGTGGCGGTGCAAAACGGGGTCACCTATCTGGCGGCGCTGCCCGACGGAAATCCCAAGTACATCCTGCTCGCCACTGATGGAGAACCGAACTGCCTCGATCCCGGAGCGGGAATGTCGGTCCCCGACGACGCCGGATCGATCCAGGCGGTGGCGGCGGCAGCGGCGCAAGGGATCCCGACCTTCGTCATCGGCATCGCCACCTCCGGCGATCAATCCAACGTGACGCTGTCGCAGATGGCCATCGCCGGCCTGCGTCCGCGCGCCGCTGACCCGCGGTATTTCCCGGTCAACAACAAGGACGATCTGGTGACGACGTTGACCGCCATCGGCGGCGAGATCGCCACCTGCTCATTCGCCCTTGCCGCGCGCCCACCCGATCCCACTAATATTGCGGTGATCGTCGACGGCGCCCGGCTGATGAAGGATCCCGGCCATTCCGACGGTTGGGATTATGGGGGAGGGGATTCGTCCATCCAGCTTTTTGGTAGCTGGTGTGACAAGGCGAAGGCTGGGATGATTATGAACGTCAAGGCCACCTTTGGCTGTCCGGGCGTGGTGATTCAGTAG
- a CDS encoding protein kinase, translated as MSARIVAGRFELGREAGAGGMGTVYRARDLTDGTPVAVKILHGQEMRDIQRFDLEASILAELVHPAIVRYIAHGVAEAGDRYLAMEWLEGTDLAGRLDRDPLSMVESVFVARRTAEALAYAHPRGIIHRDIKPENLFLPGGDIARLKVLDFGIARLTQGGRKLTMTGSVIGTPGYMAPELVRGERDITPAADVFSLGCVLFQCLTGRPVFEAEEATALLAKILLQDAPHVREVAPHLPDNLDRVVASMLAKDPRKRLGNAQQVIDALDSLGAIDEGVAPINRRRLRPALTASEQRIACVVIAGRSSTAERRWRGETMMVAKPELGVAPPSPDPPSRFDALEADLVRIHGARVHPLPDGSMVLTLSDAGKATDQAARAARCALAVRAAIPDVPLVVSTGPGRFSAWSVVGEVIDSGMRLLRCTPPGLTRIDDMAAGLLDARFDIIRDGNTFFLRGERDVFEAKRNLLGKATDFVGRGREISMLTNQLAGAVTESMASAVLVTGAAGVGKSRLRQEFLEWVQRRPQRTEVLFGAGDSLGAGSPFAMLGRAIRRAAGIQEGEPLESRRRKLSERVGRAVARESSARVMAFLGEIANVPFSDDDHESLRVARQNPQLMGDSMRRAFEDWLAAECAQQPVLIVLEDLHWGDLGTVSFIDAALRNLREQPFMVLAMARPDVTTRFPNLWEGREMQTLRLAPLNRRASEKLVREALGPDISDALVAQLVTRADGNAFYLEELIRAAADGRCESLPDSVIGMVQARLDAEGGDAKRVLRAASVFGERFSKTGVAALLGGEAAAGDVDHWLVHLGARELVARAATAERRGEEEYTFSHALVREAAYAMLTDDDRALGHRLAGDWLEQAGSSDAMALAEHFRRGEELHRSIRWYQLAAEQALKANDLSAAIERAELGLTCGAVGEVAGGLRLIQAEGHVWRGEYLLAEQRAQDASLDLAPGSAAWLRAQGQAIVAAAKHGQLEHIEERVRAVREAIPEFGARSAQVMCLSWAANYLIFGGRYKAADELIANIAELAGDLSEIDLQAVALVHQVRSVRASVAGDLGACLGGMESALLAFEQGGDLRNACTMRANMGYVYSELGDFDRADTALRQALSAADRMGLRELGAAILHNLGRVLGLRGFLDEAKALEIKAIESFGQQGDPRLEGVSRVYLAEIFVAAGDFASADREASAAVDMLTVAPALRVVAQAIRARALLGQGRTETALALASEAIAALEALGDVEEGESSVRLIHAECLAARGAQAAAIAAIVTARTRLLARAARIGEAAWRQRFLTDVPPNARVLSLSDQWEREARLVS; from the coding sequence GTGAGCGCTCGCATCGTCGCAGGCCGTTTCGAGCTGGGGCGCGAGGCCGGCGCCGGAGGAATGGGCACGGTTTACCGCGCCCGCGATCTCACCGACGGGACGCCGGTGGCGGTCAAGATCCTCCACGGCCAGGAGATGCGCGACATCCAGCGCTTCGATCTCGAGGCGTCGATCCTGGCGGAGCTGGTTCATCCGGCGATCGTCCGCTACATCGCCCACGGCGTCGCCGAAGCTGGTGATCGCTATCTGGCCATGGAGTGGTTGGAAGGCACCGACCTCGCCGGGCGACTTGATCGCGACCCGCTGTCGATGGTCGAGAGCGTGTTCGTCGCCCGCCGCACCGCCGAGGCGCTGGCTTACGCCCACCCGCGCGGCATCATCCATCGGGACATCAAGCCGGAGAACTTGTTTCTGCCCGGCGGCGACATCGCGCGCCTCAAGGTGCTGGACTTCGGCATCGCCCGCCTGACCCAAGGCGGCCGCAAGCTGACCATGACCGGTTCGGTGATCGGCACGCCCGGGTACATGGCACCCGAATTGGTGCGCGGCGAGCGCGACATCACCCCGGCCGCCGACGTGTTCTCGCTGGGCTGCGTGCTGTTCCAGTGCCTGACCGGCCGGCCGGTGTTCGAAGCCGAGGAGGCGACGGCGCTGCTGGCGAAGATCCTGCTGCAGGACGCCCCGCACGTGCGCGAGGTGGCGCCGCACCTGCCGGACAACCTGGACCGCGTGGTGGCCTCGATGCTGGCCAAGGATCCGCGCAAGCGCCTCGGCAACGCGCAACAGGTGATCGACGCGCTGGACAGCCTGGGCGCCATCGATGAAGGCGTCGCTCCGATCAATCGCCGCCGGCTGCGCCCGGCGCTGACGGCCAGCGAGCAGCGCATCGCCTGCGTGGTGATCGCCGGTCGGTCGTCGACGGCCGAGCGGCGCTGGCGCGGTGAGACCATGATGGTGGCCAAGCCCGAGCTGGGCGTCGCGCCGCCGTCGCCCGATCCCCCGTCGCGCTTCGACGCGCTGGAGGCGGACCTGGTGCGCATTCACGGCGCGCGCGTGCACCCGCTGCCCGACGGTTCGATGGTGCTGACGTTGTCCGACGCCGGCAAGGCGACCGATCAAGCGGCGCGCGCCGCCCGCTGCGCGTTGGCCGTGCGGGCGGCGATCCCCGACGTGCCGCTGGTGGTATCGACGGGGCCGGGGCGTTTCTCCGCCTGGTCGGTGGTGGGCGAGGTGATCGACAGCGGCATGCGGCTTTTGCGCTGCACGCCTCCCGGGCTCACGCGCATCGACGACATGGCGGCTGGCCTTTTGGACGCGCGCTTTGACATCATCCGCGACGGCAACACGTTCTTCCTGCGCGGCGAGCGCGACGTCTTCGAGGCCAAACGCAACCTCCTCGGCAAGGCGACGGACTTCGTGGGACGCGGCCGCGAGATCTCGATGCTGACCAACCAGCTGGCCGGCGCCGTCACCGAGTCGATGGCGTCCGCGGTGCTGGTGACGGGTGCCGCCGGCGTCGGCAAGTCACGCCTGCGCCAGGAATTTCTCGAGTGGGTGCAGCGCCGGCCGCAGCGCACGGAGGTCTTGTTCGGGGCCGGCGATTCGCTGGGTGCCGGGTCTCCGTTCGCCATGCTGGGTCGGGCGATCCGTCGCGCCGCCGGCATTCAGGAAGGCGAACCGCTGGAGAGCCGGCGGCGCAAACTTTCCGAGCGGGTGGGGCGGGCGGTGGCGCGCGAATCGTCGGCGCGGGTGATGGCGTTCCTGGGCGAGATCGCCAATGTGCCGTTCTCCGACGACGACCACGAATCGTTGCGGGTGGCGCGCCAGAATCCGCAGCTCATGGGCGACAGCATGCGTCGCGCCTTCGAAGACTGGCTGGCGGCCGAGTGCGCGCAGCAGCCGGTGCTGATCGTCCTGGAAGATCTGCACTGGGGTGATCTCGGGACGGTCAGCTTCATCGATGCCGCTCTTCGCAACCTGCGCGAACAGCCATTCATGGTGCTGGCCATGGCCCGCCCCGACGTCACCACGCGCTTTCCGAATCTGTGGGAAGGGCGCGAGATGCAGACGCTGCGCCTGGCGCCGCTGAACCGGCGAGCCAGCGAGAAGCTGGTGCGCGAGGCGCTGGGTCCGGACATCAGCGACGCGCTGGTGGCTCAGCTGGTCACGCGCGCCGACGGAAACGCGTTCTATCTGGAAGAATTGATCCGCGCCGCTGCCGATGGCCGCTGCGAGTCGCTGCCTGATTCGGTGATCGGCATGGTGCAGGCACGTCTTGACGCCGAGGGCGGCGACGCCAAGCGGGTGCTGCGAGCGGCCAGCGTGTTCGGCGAGCGTTTCTCGAAGACCGGGGTGGCGGCGCTGTTGGGCGGCGAAGCGGCGGCGGGCGACGTCGACCACTGGCTGGTTCACCTGGGCGCGCGCGAGCTGGTGGCGCGGGCGGCGACCGCCGAGCGGCGGGGCGAGGAGGAGTACACCTTCTCGCACGCCCTGGTGCGCGAGGCGGCCTATGCGATGTTGACCGACGACGATCGCGCCTTGGGCCACCGGCTGGCGGGCGATTGGCTGGAGCAGGCCGGTTCCAGCGACGCCATGGCGCTGGCCGAGCACTTCCGTCGCGGCGAAGAGCTGCACCGATCGATCCGCTGGTACCAGCTGGCGGCCGAGCAAGCGCTGAAGGCCAACGATCTATCGGCGGCCATCGAGCGTGCCGAGCTGGGCTTGACCTGCGGCGCCGTCGGCGAGGTGGCGGGCGGCCTGCGCTTGATTCAGGCCGAAGGCCACGTCTGGCGCGGCGAGTATCTGCTGGCCGAGCAACGCGCGCAGGACGCGTCGCTGGATCTGGCGCCCGGCAGCGCGGCGTGGCTGCGCGCGCAGGGGCAGGCCATCGTCGCCGCCGCCAAGCACGGACAACTGGAACACATCGAGGAGCGGGTGCGGGCGGTGCGCGAGGCCATCCCGGAATTCGGAGCGCGCAGCGCGCAGGTGATGTGTCTGTCGTGGGCGGCGAATTATTTGATCTTCGGCGGGCGGTACAAAGCCGCCGACGAATTGATCGCCAACATCGCCGAGCTGGCGGGCGATCTATCGGAAATTGATCTGCAGGCGGTGGCGCTGGTGCACCAGGTGCGGTCGGTGCGCGCGTCGGTGGCGGGCGATCTGGGGGCGTGTTTGGGGGGCATGGAGTCGGCGCTGCTGGCCTTTGAACAAGGCGGCGATCTGCGCAACGCCTGCACCATGCGGGCGAACATGGGTTACGTTTACAGCGAGCTTGGCGATTTCGATCGCGCGGACACGGCGCTGCGGCAGGCGCTGTCCGCCGCCGATCGCATGGGGCTGCGCGAACTGGGCGCGGCAATTCTGCACAACCTGGGTCGGGTGTTAGGCCTGCGCGGCTTTCTCGACGAGGCGAAGGCGCTGGAGATCAAGGCCATCGAGAGCTTCGGGCAGCAGGGCGATCCGCGCCTGGAAGGCGTGTCGCGCGTCTATCTGGCGGAGATCTTCGTCGCCGCCGGCGACTTCGCCAGCGCCGATCGCGAGGCGTCTGCCGCGGTCGACATGCTGACCGTCGCGCCGGCTCTGCGTGTGGTCGCGCAAGCGATCCGGGCCCGCGCGCTGCTCGGTCAAGGACGGACCGAAACGGCGCTGGCGCTGGCGTCGGAGGCCATCGCCGCGCTGGAGGCACTGGGCGACGTCGAGGAAGGCGAATCCAGCGTGCGCCTCATCCACGCCGAGTGCCTGGCGGCGCGTGGTGCGCAAGCCGCCGCCATCGCCGCCATCGTCACCGCCCGCACGCGCCTCCTGGCTCGCGCCGCTCGCATCGGCGAAGCCGCCTGGCGCCAGCGCTTCCTCACCGACGTTCCTCCGAACGCCCGCGTCCTCTCGCTCTCCGACCAGTGGGAACGCGAAGCCCGCCTTGTCAGCTGA
- a CDS encoding tetratricopeptide repeat protein: MTFFSVTARAEVDIKRAKEHFAKAQQLYKIERFADALTEYQEAYLSKPEPNLLFNMGQCERLMGNRGDALRFYRRFLIERPNPPNLTVVQQHIRDLEAAEATGATAPPPGPAPAVTAPPPQPSMRKGFVVAPSPASASVSAVAYGQPGASGAVGAHPAAVALGSTSPPPVAPLPLPPQSLAMAHEPGASNLLRADGSPGSRNNDEDRPVYKKWWFWTAIGVVVASVVVIGVAAGHKSDPSCQGLASCR; the protein is encoded by the coding sequence GTGACGTTTTTTTCGGTCACGGCGCGGGCGGAGGTCGACATCAAGCGCGCGAAGGAGCACTTCGCAAAGGCGCAGCAGCTGTACAAGATCGAACGTTTCGCCGACGCCCTCACCGAATACCAAGAGGCGTACCTGTCCAAGCCCGAACCGAATCTGCTTTTCAACATGGGCCAGTGCGAGCGGCTGATGGGAAACCGCGGCGATGCGCTGCGTTTCTACCGCCGCTTTTTGATCGAGCGGCCCAACCCGCCGAATTTGACCGTGGTTCAACAGCACATTCGCGATCTGGAAGCGGCCGAGGCGACGGGAGCGACCGCGCCGCCACCGGGACCCGCACCGGCGGTGACCGCGCCGCCGCCGCAACCGTCGATGCGCAAGGGGTTCGTCGTCGCGCCGTCGCCAGCTTCCGCGTCGGTGTCAGCCGTGGCGTACGGCCAACCCGGCGCGTCCGGGGCGGTCGGCGCTCATCCTGCCGCGGTGGCCCTGGGATCGACGTCGCCGCCGCCGGTGGCACCGCTTCCGCTGCCGCCACAATCGCTGGCTATGGCCCACGAGCCGGGCGCGTCGAACCTGCTTCGCGCCGACGGCAGCCCCGGGTCGCGGAACAACGACGAGGATCGACCCGTCTACAAGAAGTGGTGGTTTTGGACCGCAATTGGCGTGGTGGTCGCCAGCGTGGTGGTCATTGGCGTCGCAGCCGGCCACAAAAGCGATCCCTCGTGCCAGGGCCTGGCTTCATGCCGCTGA
- a CDS encoding fumarate reductase/succinate dehydrogenase flavoprotein subunit, translated as MAEYETHEHDVLVIGAGGAGLRAAIEASAAGVSVGLVCKSLLGKAHTVMAEGGMAAAMANVDDRDSWQVHFADTMRGGQYLSNWRMVELHAKEAPDRVRELEAWGAVFDRTKDGRILQRNFGGHRYPRLAHVGDRTGLEMIRTLQDHGVHQGIKVYMECAVTRLLKDGDRVAGALGYDRERGYLRVFKAKAVVFATGGVGRAFKITSNSWEYTGDGQSLAYEAGAELQDMEFVQFHPTGMVWPPSVKGILVTEGVRGEGGVLRNKDGRRFMFDDIPENYKAQTADSEEEGWKYTQGDKNSRRPPELLTRDHVARKINIEVKAGRGSPHGGVFLDIAWIKSRVPGGAEHIKKKLPSMYHQFKQLADIDITAVPMEVGPTTHYIMGGIRVDGDTQMTNVPGLFAAGECAAGLHGANRLGGNSLSDLVVFGKRAGEHAAKYAQDHGAVQIDAGQLEAAARAALAPFERGAAGGGDPEGPYKIQYALQDCMQNNVGIVRREDEIKKALDEIEVLKKRAASVGVIGNREYNPGWHTALDLHNMLICSQAIAMCALERKESRGGHFRDDFPDKDPAYAKFNLVVRKGGDGRPQLRREPISEMRADLKQIVEENK; from the coding sequence ATGGCCGAGTACGAGACACACGAGCACGACGTCCTGGTGATCGGTGCGGGCGGCGCCGGACTGCGCGCCGCCATCGAGGCGTCGGCGGCTGGCGTGTCGGTCGGCCTGGTCTGCAAGTCGCTGCTCGGCAAGGCGCACACGGTGATGGCGGAGGGCGGGATGGCGGCGGCGATGGCCAACGTCGACGACCGCGACAGCTGGCAGGTGCACTTCGCCGACACCATGCGCGGCGGCCAATACCTGAGCAACTGGCGCATGGTCGAGCTACACGCCAAGGAGGCGCCCGATCGGGTGCGCGAGCTGGAAGCCTGGGGGGCGGTCTTCGATCGCACGAAGGACGGCCGCATCCTGCAGCGAAATTTCGGCGGCCATCGCTATCCGCGGCTGGCCCACGTCGGCGATCGCACCGGCCTGGAGATGATCCGCACGCTGCAAGATCACGGCGTGCACCAGGGCATCAAGGTGTACATGGAGTGCGCCGTCACCCGGTTGTTGAAGGACGGCGACCGCGTGGCCGGCGCCCTCGGCTATGACCGCGAGCGCGGCTACCTGCGTGTCTTCAAGGCCAAGGCGGTGGTGTTCGCCACCGGCGGCGTGGGCCGTGCCTTCAAGATCACCAGCAACAGCTGGGAGTACACCGGCGACGGACAGTCGCTGGCATACGAAGCCGGTGCCGAGCTGCAGGACATGGAGTTCGTGCAGTTCCATCCGACCGGCATGGTGTGGCCGCCCAGCGTCAAAGGCATCCTGGTCACCGAGGGCGTGCGCGGCGAGGGCGGCGTCCTACGGAACAAGGACGGCCGGCGCTTCATGTTCGACGACATCCCGGAGAACTACAAAGCGCAGACCGCCGACAGCGAGGAAGAAGGCTGGAAGTACACCCAGGGCGACAAGAACTCGCGGCGCCCGCCCGAGCTTTTGACCCGCGATCACGTGGCGCGCAAGATCAACATCGAGGTAAAAGCCGGCCGCGGCAGCCCGCACGGCGGCGTTTTCCTGGACATCGCCTGGATCAAATCGCGCGTGCCGGGCGGTGCCGAGCACATCAAGAAAAAACTGCCCAGCATGTACCACCAGTTCAAGCAGCTGGCGGACATCGACATCACCGCCGTGCCGATGGAGGTCGGGCCGACCACCCATTACATCATGGGCGGCATTCGCGTCGACGGTGACACCCAGATGACCAACGTGCCGGGCCTGTTCGCCGCCGGCGAGTGCGCGGCCGGTTTGCACGGCGCCAACCGCCTGGGCGGCAATTCGCTTTCGGATCTGGTCGTCTTCGGCAAGCGCGCCGGCGAGCACGCGGCGAAGTACGCTCAGGACCACGGCGCCGTGCAGATCGATGCCGGACAGCTGGAAGCAGCGGCCCGCGCGGCGCTGGCCCCGTTCGAGCGCGGCGCCGCTGGCGGCGGCGATCCGGAGGGCCCGTACAAGATTCAATACGCCCTGCAGGACTGCATGCAGAACAACGTGGGCATCGTCCGCCGCGAGGACGAAATCAAAAAGGCGCTGGACGAGATCGAGGTCCTGAAAAAACGCGCCGCCAGCGTCGGCGTGATCGGCAATCGTGAGTACAACCCGGGCTGGCATACGGCGCTGGATCTGCACAACATGCTGATCTGTTCGCAGGCCATCGCCATGTGCGCCCTCGAGCGCAAGGAGAGTCGGGGCGGCCACTTTCGCGACGATTTCCCGGACAAGGATCCGGCGTACGCGAAGTTCAACCTCGTCGTCAGAAAGGGTGGCGACGGTCGTCCGCAGTTGCGACGCGAGCCCATCAGCGAAATGCGCGCCGATCTCAAACAGATTGTCGAGGAGAACAAATAA